The Ananas comosus cultivar F153 linkage group 7, ASM154086v1, whole genome shotgun sequence genome has a window encoding:
- the LOC109713071 gene encoding probable inactive leucine-rich repeat receptor-like protein kinase At3g03770 codes for MAIRIGPTHLLLFSTLLLLIPSSTQLQSSQTWSLLQIQRLLNYPPILSTWHNYTDFCYGDPNPSVTVVCYEDSVTQLHIVGDGASPPALPRAFSIDSFFTTLTRLPDLKVLTLTSLGLWGQLPSKISRLTSLEIVNMSSNFLYGTLPREISHLSNLQTLILDRNLFGGQVPSWLGALPQMAVLSLKNNSFSGPLPNSLSSMGSLRTLVLSSNKLSGDLPDLSGLEHLQVLDVENNSLGPQFPKLSRKVVTINLRRNKFGGGLPAEVGSYYLLQRLDISLNRFVGPFAPSLLSLPSIRYLSIKGNRFTGMLFENMSCSADLAFVDLSMNLLTGNLPTCLSSSKSSNKAVVYSANCLGNGDPTQHPYVFCQNQALAVGILPEEEEKKSASKAGVVAGAVGGVVGCALVVGFLIFFIVRRTSMRRAVQRPPRRLIEHASSGYPSKLLADARYITQTMKLGALGVPSYRTFSLEEIVAATNNFETSNFMGEGSHGQMYRGRLKDGSLVAVRCLKLKKNQTSQNFNRHIELISKLRHRHLASALGHCFEYHLDDSTLSRFFLIFEYVSNGTLRSNISQGAAGQKLTWTQRISAAIGVAKGIQFLHGGIMPGLFANNLKITNILLDQNLVAKISSYNLPVISENMKIELGYGGSSNGSKESIDRAKHRDKIDVYDFGVILLEIVCGRPITAHYEVEIMKDQLQLSITVDGAARRRSIVDQAVSRACCDESLKTVMEICMRCLSKEPSQRPSVEDVLWNLQFAAQVQEAWRGDSLSSEESPLSPSVPPKSL; via the exons ATGGCTATTCGAATTGGCCCAActcatcttctcctcttctccacACTTCTCCTCTTAATCCCCTCTTCAACCCAACTCCAATCCTCACAAACATGGTCTCTTCTCCAAATCCAGCGCCTCCTCAACTACCCACCCATTCTAAGTACATGGCACAACTATACCGACTTCTGCTACGGCGACCCGAACCCGTCGGTGACTGTAGTGTGCTATGAGGATAGTGTGACCCAGCTACATATAGTCGGGGACGGGGCCTCCCCCCCGGCGCTTCCGAGAGCCTTCTCAATTGACTCCTTCTTCACAACCCTTACGAGACTCCCCGACTTGAAAGTCCTCACCTTGACCTCCCTCGGCTTGTGGGGCCAGCTCCCTTCGAAGATCTCGCGCCTCACCTCGCTGGAGATTGTCAACATGAGCTCCAATTTCCTGTATGGAACCCTTCCTAGGGAGATTTCCCATTTGAGTAATCTACAGACGCTCATACTCGATCGTAACTTGTTCGGCGGCCAAGTTCCGAGTTGGTTAGGTGCGCTTCCGCAAATGGCAGTTTTGAGCTTAAAGAACAATAGCTTCAGCGGGCCACTTCCCAATTCTTTATCAAGTATGGGATCTCTAAGAACCCTCGtgctctcctccaacaagtTATCAGGGGATTTGCCCGATTTAAGCGGGTTGGAGCATCTCCAAGTGCTCGATGTGGAGAACAACTCGCTCGGGCCGCAGTTTCCGAAATTGAGTAGGAAGGTGGTGACAATTAATCTGAGGAGGAACAAGTTCGGCGGCGGACTCCCGGCTGAAGTGGGCTCCTATTATTTGCTACAGCGGCTCGATATCTCCTTAAATAGATTCGTTGGTCCTTTTGCGCCCTCGTTGCTATCTTTACCTTCTATTAGATATCTAAGCATCAAGGGAAATAGGTTTACAGGGATGCTTTTCGAGAACATGTCGTGTAGTGCGGATCTTGCGTTTGTGGATTTGTCTATGAATCTTCTTACCGGGAACTTGCCCACTTGCCTGAGTAGTTCAAAGTCGAGTAATAAGGCGGTTGTGTATTCGGCTAATTGTTTGGGGAATGGGGATCCAACGCAGCACCCGTACGTGTTTTGCCAGAACCAGGCATTGGCGGTGGGGATATTgccagaggaggaggagaagaaatcaGCGAGCAAGGCGGGTGTTGTAGCTGGCGCTGTGGGCGGTGTTGTTGGGTGCGCTTTGGTTGTTGGGTTTTTAATCTTCTTCATAGTGAGGAGAACGAGTATGAGGAGGGCAGTTCAGAGGCCTCCAAGAAGGTTAATAGAGCATGCGTCGAGCGGGTATCCTTCCAAGTTGTTGGCTGATGCAA GGTATATAACACAGACAATGAAGCTTGGGGCACTCGGTGTTCCGTCTTACCGAACATTCTCCTTGGAGGAGATTGTAGCAGCTACAAATAACTTTGAGACCTCAAATTTCATGGGAGAAGGTTCCCATGGTCAG ATGTACAGAGGGAGGCTTAAAGATGGTTCCTTGGTAGCAGTAAGGTGCTTGAAACTTAAAAAGAACCAGACTTCCCAGAACTTCAATCGTCACATCGAACTTATATCAAAGCTTAGACACCGCCATTTAGCTAGCGCCCTCGGGCACTGCTTTGAATACCACCTTGATGATTCCACACTCAGTAGATTTTTTCTCATATTTGAGTACGTATCCAATGGAACTTTGAGGAGCAACATTTCAC AGGGGGCTGCAGGACAGAAGCTTACGTGGACACAAAGAATATCAGCTGCCATTGGTGTGGCAAAGGGTATTCAGTTCTTGCATGGAGGTATCATGCCCGGCTTGTTTGCGAATAATCTCAAAATCACAAATATTCTTCTTGATCAGAACCTCGTTGCCAAAATCAGCAGCTATAATTTACCTGTGATATCAGAGAATATGAAAATCGAG CTAGGTTATGGAGGATCTTCAAATGGGTCAAAGGAATCTATTGATAG GGCTAAACATAGGGATAAGATCGACGTCTATGACTTCGGTGTAATTTTGTTGGAGATTGTATGTGGAAGGCCAATTACAGCACACTATGAAGTCGAGATAATGAAGGATCAG CTGCAATTGAGCATAACAGTCGATGGGGCCGCGAGGAGGAGAAGCATTGTCGACCAAGCAGTGAGCAGGGCCTGTTGTGATGAATCTTTGAAGACCGTAATGGAGATATGCATGAGATGCTTGTCGAAGGAGCCATCGCAGAGGCCGTCGGTCGAGGATGTGCTGTGGAACTTACAGTTTGCCGCGCAGGTCCAGGAGGCGTGGAGGGGAGATTCTCTGAGCAGCGAAGAATCCCCGCTCTCCCCTTCAGTGCCACCCAAGTCATTGTGA